The genomic interval TCTGGTCGAGCCTCATTCAGGGCATTGGCCTGGGCTTTGTCTTCATCCCCTCAAATACCCTGGCCTTCTCAACCGTGCCTGGGGCATTGCGCACGGACGGCGCGGCGATCACCACGCTTGTGCGCAACATCGGCTCTGCTTTGGGCATCTCGGTGATGCAGGCCATCTTCTTGATCAACTGGCAGGCTTCATATTCCGAACTTGTACAGAATCTGAGAGCAGACAATCCGGTGCTGGGCGCTGCCGCAGCCACGCCCGAACAGCTCGCCGCCTGGACCCCAGAAGTGGCGCGCCAAGCCGCCATGGTCGCCTATGTCAGCGATTTTCATCTGATCATGCTGCTGACTATATTGGCGATGCCGATCGCCTTCCTCATGCGGCCTGCGCGCGCAGCGTCCCAGGGCGGAGCGGTTCATGCCATGGAATAGAGCAGCTGCGCTCTCGGGCGCAGTCGCCGCGGCATGGCTGGCGTCGGGTGCGCCATCTTCGGCGCGGCCGGCCCCGTGCGCGTCACCGCTGCTCGCGTCGTGGCCGACGCCCGGGCGCGATGGCCCCTCGCGCGCTCTCGCCAGGGGGGGGGCGCTAGAGCCCTTAAGCCAGGGATTGCGCTCGCGCCTGCGCGCGGTCGGCGGTAATGTCGAATCTTAGAGGAAAAGGTCGATGCCCGAGCGCGCCTCTCCACCACAGCACCACACCGATCGAGGGATTGTGCGTCGGCGGGTGTTCCTCGAGACCGCTGTCAACGTCTTCTGCGAGCGCGGCTATGCCGGGGTCAATGTCAACGCCATCGTGAACGAAGCTGGCGGTTCTTTGGCGACTCTCTACACGCAGTTCGGCAGCAAGGAGGGCCTGTTCCTGGCGGTGCTCGAGGAGTGCAACGCGCGCTTTGCCTCCGCACTTTGCCCTGTGGTCGATCACAGCCTTGGTCTTGGCGATGGCCTGCGGCGGATCGGCGAGCATTATTTGCGCCAAGCGCTTACGATTCAGTCGCGCCGGTTCTTCCGGATGATCTGCGCCGCCAGCGCCGAGTTTCCCGAGGCGGCGAAGGAATGCCTGCGCGTTGGTCCCAACCGGGTCGCCGAGACCGTGGCGGAGTATTTGCGCGCGCGCGCGGGGATCGAGCGGGTGGCGTTCTCAGATGCTGATGCTGCGGCGCTCGCCTTCTTCGCGCTCGTGCGCGGCCCGCATCAGTACCGCGCCATTCTCGATGACGGCTATGATCTGAGCGACGCGGAGGTCGCCCTGCACGTCCGCGCCGCGGTATCGCTTCTGCTCAATGGCGCCGTCACGAGAGGCTGAGCCTTGCGCCATTGACGTCCTGCAGCTCCTGATGGGCGCAAGCCCGGTCTTGCGGACATCGGCGGCGATCTCGCCCGTTTATCGATCATTCTTGTCGTCGTCGGCGCGCTCGCGCTGGCGCGCTTCCGGCGCACGTTGGAGTGACGGCCCGAGCGGGCGCGGTGCTGGCGGGAGAAGCTCTGAATTCCGCTTCTGCGAACTTGACTCGAGAGGCGGGGAGCCCGCTCCCATGCCGTCTATCGCGGCGCACGTTCACGCGGCCGACAGCGCCTTTGCCAGCGCGGCGCGAGACGTCATTGTCCAGCCACGGTCTCGAGCAGCCAGCTGAGGCCGCCATCATGCAGCCGGGCCGGATGATAAGCAGCGCCGATCTCGAAATCCGCTCCACGGTGGGGTGGCTCAAGCACGGCGAGGTCGGGCAGACGCTGCGCCAGCGCGAACTTGCGCATCGTCAGGGTGACGAAGTCGGAGCTGCGCACAAGATCGATCGCCTGGCCCATGTCCGAGACAATCGCCACCGGCGCCAGGCCGCGTCCGGATGCGATGACGGCTGAATACGCGGCGCTGAGTTGGGCGCCTACGTCCGGCAGAGGCGATGGTGCATCCGATTCGGCGCTGAGCAATGACTGGAAACGGTCGAGAACGACATGGCGTGCTCCTGCCAGCATCTGCGCTGTCACCGGCTCGCGCATGAACGGATGGTTGCGCCGCGCCGCCCACGCGACGCCGTCCGCCAGCAATGGGCGCCATTGCACACTTCGGTGCGTAAGCTTCGGCACGCCGAGGGCAAGGTCAACGCGCCGCTGTTCGACATCGTCGACGTAGTGGGCGTCGATGCGCTTGACGCGAAGGGTCACCCCAGGCGCTGCCGCATGAATGCGCGCGAGCGCGTGCGGCAACAGCACTGAAGCTGCATAGGTGCCGGCGGCGATGACAAACTCGCGCTCTGCGCTAGACGCGTCAAAGGCGGTTTTTGCGACGGCGGCGCGCATCTGCTCGAGCGCAGGGCCCGCGCGCCTGCCGACGTCGATGGCGTATGCGGTGGGAACAAGACCGCCGGCCCGGCGCTCGAACAAGGGATCGTCAAGCGCCGTTCGCAGGCGGTTGAGCGCATGGCTGACGGCCGAAGGGCTAAGTGCGAGGTCGGAGGCGGCGGCCGTTACGCTGCGCCGCGCCAGCAGCGCCATCAGCACTTTGAGCAGATTAAGGTCGAGAGCGCTAAATTGAGCGTTGTTCATTTTGCGTGTGCATAAATACCATTTTGCTCACAATAGATGTCAACCTATCTGTGCGATCGATGTGAACGCGGGGCCGCCCGCGCGAGGACAAATCGGATGGATGGCTCGTTCGCCAATACGGCAACGGCGCGCGTGCGCAGTTTCGCCAGCGAAGCAATACGGCGGATGCGAACCGCCGACCGGCGCCGGCTTTTGTTGATGGTTGGCGCCCCGGTTCTGGTGTTGGCGGCGGTGGCGGTCTGGCTGCTGGCGTCTGCAGGCGCGGTCAGCACCGACAACGCAACCGTGACTGCCGCCCGGGCGCCGATCAGCGCCAGCGTGCGTGGCCGCGTTGTCGAAATACTTGTCAGCGACAATCAGCCCGTGCGCGCCGGCGATCCGTTGGTCCGGCTCGACCAAGGTGATTTCCAGCGGGCCGTCACCACGGCCGAAGCGCGCTTGGCGGC from Vitreimonas flagellata carries:
- a CDS encoding TetR/AcrR family transcriptional regulator; this translates as MPERASPPQHHTDRGIVRRRVFLETAVNVFCERGYAGVNVNAIVNEAGGSLATLYTQFGSKEGLFLAVLEECNARFASALCPVVDHSLGLGDGLRRIGEHYLRQALTIQSRRFFRMICAASAEFPEAAKECLRVGPNRVAETVAEYLRARAGIERVAFSDADAAALAFFALVRGPHQYRAILDDGYDLSDAEVALHVRAAVSLLLNGAVTRG
- a CDS encoding LysR family transcriptional regulator; this translates as MNNAQFSALDLNLLKVLMALLARRSVTAAASDLALSPSAVSHALNRLRTALDDPLFERRAGGLVPTAYAIDVGRRAGPALEQMRAAVAKTAFDASSAEREFVIAAGTYAASVLLPHALARIHAAAPGVTLRVKRIDAHYVDDVEQRRVDLALGVPKLTHRSVQWRPLLADGVAWAARRNHPFMREPVTAQMLAGARHVVLDRFQSLLSAESDAPSPLPDVGAQLSAAYSAVIASGRGLAPVAIVSDMGQAIDLVRSSDFVTLTMRKFALAQRLPDLAVLEPPHRGADFEIGAAYHPARLHDGGLSWLLETVAGQ